From a region of the Oryzias melastigma strain HK-1 linkage group LG4, ASM292280v2, whole genome shotgun sequence genome:
- the rgs16 gene encoding regulator of G-protein signaling 16, with protein sequence MCKGLASLPTCCLERAKEMKARLGNILQKPSWTLSCLKIGKNKPTLEECLCWKESFEKLLSSKYGLCAFTAFLVSEFSEENIAFYFACEDYRQTKCPTKLRAKAQKIFNEFFGSEAPREINIDHETRDITKANMQTPTPSCFDLAQHRIYMLMAKDCYPRFLRSPAYRDLVCQAKPSAKSPKHSQPDKKV encoded by the exons ATGTGTAAAGGACTTGCATCGTTGCCTACCTGCTGCCTGGAAAG AGCCAAGGAGATGAAAGCAAGACTGGGTAACATTCTGCAGAAGCCCAGTTGGACTCTGTCATGtctgaaaattggaaaaaacaa GCCAACCCTGGAAGAATGCCTTTGCTGGAAAGAGTCTTTTGAGAAGCTCCTCTCTAGCAAAT ACGGACTGTGTGCCTTCACAGCCTTCCTGGTGTCTGAGTTCAGTGAGGAGAACATTGCATTTTACTTCGCCTGTGAGGATTACAGACAAACCAAGTGTCCTACCAAACTTCGTGCAAAAGCCCAAAAGATCTTCAATGAATTTTTTGGAAGTGAAGCTCCCAGAGAG ATAAATATTGACCACGAAACCCGTGACATCACCAAAGCCAACATGCAGACCCCCACACCGTCTTGTTTTGACCTGGCTCAGCACAGGATCTACATGCTGATGGCTAAAGACTGCTACCCACGCTTCCTCCGCTCCCCGGCCTACAGAGATCTAGTGTGCCAAGCCAAGCCGAGCGCAAAATCTCCGAAACACTCCCAGCCAGATAAGAAGGTGTGA